A genomic window from Algoriphagus sp. Y33 includes:
- a CDS encoding helix-turn-helix domain-containing protein codes for MKRKLKEYRLQRQLSQSELADQSGISLRTVQRIESGMSSGSPFVIRALCKSLDISPEDLMADRDVDPDGTKPAEATAGTNLIRGIYDVRLKYINFSTISVLFFPFLNLAFPAILYFIFRKSLSLPHDKKAALKILSFQILWSFVTITMMIFIPVIDLYLFKIGDVLEIPLFVWYYLIQAILLIVIMLLTARNINKGRIILAFVPNIL; via the coding sequence TTGAAAAGAAAGCTAAAAGAGTATCGGTTGCAACGGCAATTGTCCCAGAGCGAACTTGCCGATCAATCGGGAATTTCTCTCAGGACGGTACAGCGGATTGAAAGCGGAATGTCTTCCGGCAGCCCTTTTGTCATCAGGGCACTGTGTAAGTCACTTGATATCAGTCCTGAAGATTTGATGGCTGACAGGGATGTTGATCCCGATGGGACTAAACCGGCTGAAGCAACTGCGGGTACAAACCTGATTAGAGGAATCTATGATGTACGGTTGAAGTATATCAACTTCAGCACTATTTCTGTTTTGTTTTTCCCATTCTTGAATTTGGCGTTTCCTGCAATTTTGTACTTCATTTTTAGAAAATCACTATCGCTTCCCCATGACAAAAAGGCTGCTTTGAAAATCTTAAGTTTTCAGATCCTATGGTCGTTTGTCACAATAACCATGATGATATTTATACCGGTTATTGATCTCTATCTTTTCAAAATCGGAGACGTTTTGGAAATCCCCCTGTTTGTGTGGTATTATCTGATACAGGCGATCCTGCTGATTGTGATTATGCTGCTTACTGCCAGGAATATTAATAAGGGGAGGATTATACTTGCTTTTGTTCCAAACATCCTGTAA
- a CDS encoding nuclear transport factor 2 family protein yields the protein MNHLPKVVAGLIAAQNNFDSMAYSHCFAETAIVYDEGKTHNGRKEIKDWIEEANNAYKTVMQPIEYLADNQILRAEISGSFPGSPLVLTYQFDIKGEEIHTLKII from the coding sequence ATGAATCATTTACCAAAAGTAGTGGCAGGCCTAATAGCGGCTCAAAACAATTTTGACAGTATGGCATATTCCCATTGTTTTGCTGAAACAGCCATTGTCTATGACGAAGGAAAAACGCACAACGGGAGAAAAGAAATTAAAGACTGGATTGAGGAGGCAAATAATGCTTATAAAACCGTAATGCAACCCATTGAATATTTGGCTGACAATCAGATATTAAGAGCTGAAATCTCGGGGAGTTTTCCCGGAAGTCCTCTTGTGTTAACTTATCAGTTTGATATCAAAGGAGAAGAAATCCATACACTGAAAATTATTTAG
- a CDS encoding SDR family oxidoreductase, producing MDEQFNFNNELSGKIALVTGGTKGTGYAIAARLQRAGATVIITARNRPEYELKDQCFISADLSKPDAAQKVAEEVLSTFGKLDILINSLGGSETKGGGFSVLTDEDWKNTIHANLLAPVRLDRAFLPQMLNQHSGVILHIASIQGRLPLYDSTLPYAAAKAGLINYSKGLSKEVSPKGIRVLTVSQGWIMTDSSPRMMERISASSRITIEEATQSVMEALGGIPIDRPADPAEVAEFVGFLVSPRANYLTGTEFVIDGGSIPTI from the coding sequence ATGGATGAGCAGTTTAATTTCAATAACGAATTGTCAGGCAAAATAGCCTTGGTAACAGGCGGGACAAAAGGCACTGGATATGCCATAGCGGCACGGCTTCAACGTGCAGGGGCGACCGTAATCATAACCGCCCGTAATAGGCCTGAATATGAGCTTAAGGACCAATGTTTTATATCCGCTGATCTGTCCAAACCGGATGCTGCCCAAAAGGTGGCTGAAGAAGTTTTATCCACATTCGGGAAGTTGGATATTCTCATTAATTCACTGGGAGGATCCGAAACAAAAGGCGGTGGATTTTCTGTATTGACCGATGAGGATTGGAAAAATACAATCCATGCGAATTTACTGGCACCTGTACGATTGGACAGGGCGTTTTTACCACAAATGCTGAATCAACACAGCGGAGTGATCCTGCACATCGCCTCTATTCAAGGGAGATTGCCATTATACGACTCCACTTTGCCTTATGCTGCTGCCAAAGCAGGATTGATCAATTATAGCAAAGGGCTTTCAAAGGAAGTCTCGCCAAAGGGAATAAGGGTATTAACAGTCTCACAGGGATGGATAATGACTGACTCTTCCCCTAGGATGATGGAGCGGATTTCTGCAAGTTCCCGCATTACCATAGAGGAGGCTACCCAAAGTGTCATGGAAGCACTGGGAGGAATACCTATTGACCGCCCTGCAGATCCTGCTGAAGTCGCTGAGTTTGTAGGCTTTTTGGTGTCACCAAGAGCCAATTATCTCACCGGAACAGAATTCGTAATTGACGGAGGAAGCATTCCCACAATTTAA
- a CDS encoding helix-turn-helix domain-containing protein — MYERKIIPNLSCGLDLIGEVLYGKWKIRLLWFINEGHMRPSELQRKIPDASRRVLNIQLKELEEQELIAKKIYAVVPPKVEYSLTDFGKTLIPVISALGEWGDKNEEKLREVIMKRFNSNSQ; from the coding sequence ATGTATGAAAGAAAAATCATCCCAAACCTGTCCTGCGGTCTGGATTTGATCGGAGAAGTACTTTACGGCAAATGGAAAATCCGCCTGTTGTGGTTCATCAATGAAGGACACATGCGCCCCAGCGAATTGCAGCGTAAGATTCCGGATGCGAGCAGAAGGGTATTGAACATCCAATTGAAAGAGCTGGAAGAGCAGGAACTGATAGCAAAGAAAATTTATGCTGTAGTTCCTCCGAAGGTGGAATATTCATTAACGGATTTTGGAAAAACACTTATCCCTGTTATTTCCGCTTTGGGTGAATGGGGGGATAAGAATGAAGAAAAACTGCGTGAAGTAATAATGAAACGCTTTAACTCCAATAGTCAATAA
- a CDS encoding alpha/beta fold hydrolase, which produces MKKSIVAIVLLGSLFYNSVIAQSKRPNASVGRAEYIEVERGVKLHVTDLGEGQPIVLIHGWPLSDEMYEYQYQYLSRKGFRVIGITLRGFGKSDKPYGRYDFDVFSDDIKVVLEKLKISNAVLGGFSMGGAVVLHYVTKYDAAHVSKLALFGAAAPSWKQREGSPYGISDADVDGLIVQTMTAREDLIAGLGSAFVGKEGNISKNVEKWLENINLEASPYAVTESISALKDLDLRPELSKIKIPTAIFHGTQDKLCPFAFSEELNKGIKNSTIIQFENSGHVLFLEEMDKFNTELEKFAKQ; this is translated from the coding sequence ATGAAAAAGTCGATTGTAGCAATCGTACTCTTGGGTTCCCTTTTCTATAACAGCGTAATAGCACAAAGTAAAAGACCAAATGCTTCGGTAGGAAGAGCAGAGTATATAGAAGTAGAAAGAGGGGTGAAACTTCATGTAACCGACCTGGGTGAAGGTCAACCTATAGTATTGATTCACGGGTGGCCATTGAGTGATGAGATGTATGAGTATCAATACCAATATTTAAGCCGTAAGGGATTCCGGGTTATTGGCATTACCCTGAGAGGTTTTGGAAAATCAGATAAGCCTTATGGACGTTATGACTTTGATGTTTTTTCGGACGATATTAAAGTGGTTTTGGAAAAACTGAAAATTAGTAATGCAGTATTGGGTGGTTTCTCTATGGGCGGTGCCGTAGTGTTGCATTACGTCACAAAATACGATGCTGCTCACGTGAGCAAACTTGCTCTTTTTGGTGCTGCCGCACCTTCCTGGAAACAGAGAGAAGGATCGCCATATGGTATTTCAGATGCGGATGTCGATGGATTAATTGTTCAAACCATGACCGCAAGAGAAGATTTAATTGCAGGGCTTGGTAGTGCGTTTGTTGGCAAAGAGGGGAATATTTCTAAAAATGTGGAAAAATGGCTGGAAAACATCAATTTAGAAGCCTCTCCTTATGCTGTAACAGAATCAATAAGTGCTTTGAAAGACCTTGATTTGCGACCTGAACTTTCAAAAATTAAAATTCCTACCGCTATATTCCATGGCACTCAAGACAAATTATGTCCATTTGCATTTTCCGAAGAACTTAACAAAGGCATTAAAAACTCAACAATCATTCAATTTGAAAATAGCGGACATGTCTTATTTTTAGAAGAGATGGATAAATTCAATACTGAGTTGGAAAAGTTTGCTAAACAATAA
- a CDS encoding alpha/beta fold hydrolase has protein sequence MNKLTVKDGTEIYFKDLGTGQPIFFHHGWPLSSDDWDAQMMFFLEKGFRVIAHDRRGHGRSTQTFQGNDMNTYAADVAELVAFLDLKNVIHVGHSTGGGEAIRYAAQYGKDRVAKVVLISAVTPYMIADENNPEGVPLAVFDDIRFNTQHNRQQFYQDLTIPFYGYNRKGADVKKGIQDNWWRQGMMGGIKAQYDCIEVFSETDFTEDLKSVDIPVLVLHGDDDQIVPFETTAIKAHRLLKNGTLIIYPGFSHGMPTTEAATINKDMLEFINS, from the coding sequence ATGAACAAGTTAACAGTAAAAGACGGCACAGAAATTTATTTCAAAGATTTAGGAACAGGCCAGCCTATTTTCTTTCACCATGGATGGCCACTGTCATCAGATGATTGGGATGCACAAATGATGTTTTTCTTGGAAAAGGGATTTAGAGTGATTGCACATGACCGACGTGGACATGGGCGTTCAACCCAAACCTTCCAAGGAAATGACATGAATACCTATGCGGCCGATGTAGCAGAATTAGTAGCGTTTTTAGACCTTAAAAATGTAATTCATGTAGGACATTCGACCGGAGGCGGGGAAGCCATTCGATATGCCGCACAATATGGCAAAGACCGTGTAGCCAAAGTGGTTTTGATAAGTGCGGTTACTCCTTATATGATTGCCGATGAAAACAATCCTGAAGGAGTGCCATTGGCTGTCTTTGATGACATTCGTTTTAATACGCAGCACAACAGGCAACAGTTTTACCAAGACCTAACCATTCCATTTTATGGCTATAACAGAAAAGGTGCCGATGTTAAAAAAGGAATCCAAGATAACTGGTGGAGACAGGGAATGATGGGAGGAATTAAAGCCCAATATGATTGTATAGAAGTATTTTCGGAAACCGATTTTACTGAAGATTTAAAAAGTGTGGACATCCCTGTTCTGGTACTTCATGGCGATGATGACCAAATTGTTCCTTTCGAAACTACAGCAATAAAAGCGCATAGGCTTTTAAAAAATGGGACCTTAATAATTTATCCCGGTTTTTCTCATGGTATGCCCACCACTGAAGCCGCTACTATAAACAAAGACATGCTAGAATTCATTAACTCTTAA
- a CDS encoding helix-turn-helix domain-containing protein, which produces MLKQFSYKQFGNLEFSKMALAENMLASIDGHIKIVFIPKNAIIQVDFQEFKMESDTLLFINPKVIVKPCETVDGQLIYFNRDFYCIEIHDQEVACDGILYNNVFEIPFVNLDETQSEDIQKIIQEIQSEMNNEDANTEEMLRVLLKLIILKSTRIWKRQHRLADENQQSDVQFLRRFSKLVEECYKTHHTVADYAELLFVTPKNLSKKIGLVSKSTPNDIIKKRIILESKRLLAHTTMTVKEIAYSLNYEDDAYFIRFFTKHTGLSPGSFRKQF; this is translated from the coding sequence ATGTTAAAACAATTTTCATATAAACAATTTGGAAATCTGGAATTCAGCAAGATGGCTCTTGCTGAAAACATGCTAGCATCAATAGACGGGCATATCAAAATTGTATTCATTCCGAAAAATGCCATCATCCAAGTAGATTTTCAGGAATTCAAAATGGAATCCGATACACTTTTGTTTATCAATCCAAAAGTGATTGTAAAGCCCTGTGAAACGGTTGACGGCCAATTAATCTATTTTAACAGGGATTTTTACTGTATAGAGATTCACGATCAGGAAGTAGCCTGTGATGGCATATTATACAATAATGTTTTTGAAATACCATTTGTTAATTTGGATGAAACCCAATCGGAGGACATCCAAAAAATTATTCAGGAAATCCAATCAGAAATGAATAATGAGGATGCTAATACAGAAGAAATGCTTCGGGTTTTATTGAAGCTCATCATACTCAAATCTACCCGGATATGGAAACGGCAACATCGGTTGGCTGATGAAAATCAGCAATCGGATGTGCAATTTTTGAGAAGGTTTAGCAAATTAGTTGAAGAATGCTATAAGACCCACCATACCGTCGCGGATTATGCTGAATTATTATTTGTGACACCCAAAAACTTAAGCAAAAAGATTGGATTGGTCAGCAAAAGCACTCCCAATGACATCATCAAAAAACGGATTATACTGGAAAGCAAACGCCTGTTGGCCCATACCACAATGACGGTCAAGGAAATTGCATATAGCCTCAATTATGAAGATGATGCCTATTTTATTCGTTTTTTCACTAAGCACACTGGCCTTTCTCCCGGTTCTTTTAGAAAGCAATTTTAG
- a CDS encoding 30S ribosomal protein S16, translating into MSVKIRLARRGRRKMAIYDVVVADARAPRDGRFIEKIGSYNPNTNPASININNERALKWLLNGAQPTDTVKAMLSYRGVMLKKHLQIGVLKGAITQEQADAKFEAWLNEKDTKIAGKAEGISAAKADARKKALDAETAKNQARLDAIKAREDEQKALLAAAEAANNPAPAVEEAAAEETPAAEAPAEENAPESGEDEAKA; encoded by the coding sequence ATGTCAGTAAAAATCAGATTAGCACGAAGAGGTAGAAGAAAAATGGCTATCTACGACGTGGTTGTAGCTGATGCAAGAGCTCCACGTGATGGACGCTTCATCGAGAAAATTGGATCTTACAATCCAAACACGAATCCTGCTTCTATCAACATCAACAATGAGCGCGCTCTTAAATGGTTGTTGAACGGAGCTCAGCCAACAGACACTGTGAAAGCAATGCTTTCTTACAGAGGTGTGATGCTGAAAAAACACCTTCAGATTGGTGTATTGAAAGGTGCAATCACGCAAGAACAAGCAGATGCAAAATTCGAAGCGTGGCTAAACGAGAAAGACACGAAGATTGCAGGCAAAGCGGAAGGTATCTCTGCTGCTAAAGCGGATGCACGTAAGAAAGCATTGGATGCTGAGACAGCTAAGAATCAGGCTAGACTTGACGCGATCAAAGCAAGAGAAGATGAGCAAAAAGCATTGCTAGCTGCTGCTGAAGCTGCTAACAACCCTGCTCCTGCTGTAGAAGAGGCTGCCGCTGAAGAAACTCCTGCTGCTGAGGCTCCTGCAGAAGAGAACGCCCCTGAATCAGGAGAAGACGAAGCAAAAGCATAA
- the rimM gene encoding ribosome maturation factor RimM (Essential for efficient processing of 16S rRNA) produces MNKDQSFQLGYVSKVHGLRGEVMIMLDVDYPEDYETLEHVFLEQKSRLVPFFLEHFVLQPGNKALAKFEDLDSLSQVEELVGLGVFLPLTALPELKEDQYFFHELVGFEVFDETKGLIGSIRIVYDLETQNLLGVTHKEKEVLIPIQDGIIQKVDKAAKKVYCRLPEGLLEIYLED; encoded by the coding sequence ATGAATAAGGACCAAAGCTTTCAGTTGGGCTACGTGTCTAAAGTTCATGGACTTCGTGGTGAGGTAATGATCATGTTGGATGTCGATTATCCTGAGGATTATGAGACATTGGAGCATGTATTCTTAGAGCAAAAATCCCGGCTGGTACCGTTTTTCCTGGAGCACTTTGTACTCCAACCCGGAAATAAAGCACTGGCAAAATTCGAGGATTTGGACTCACTCAGCCAGGTAGAAGAGTTGGTTGGACTGGGAGTGTTTCTTCCCTTGACTGCACTGCCTGAACTGAAAGAAGATCAGTATTTCTTCCATGAGTTGGTCGGATTTGAAGTCTTTGACGAGACCAAAGGTCTGATTGGATCTATCCGGATCGTCTACGATCTGGAGACTCAGAATCTCCTCGGGGTTACACACAAGGAAAAAGAAGTACTGATACCCATTCAGGATGGAATTATCCAAAAAGTGGACAAGGCAGCTAAAAAAGTTTACTGCAGATTGCCCGAAGGTTTACTTGAAATTTATCTGGAAGACTAA
- the trmD gene encoding tRNA (guanosine(37)-N1)-methyltransferase TrmD, producing the protein MHIDIITVVPGLLEGPFAHSILKRAEDKGLAGIRVINLRDYSTGKQKQVDDYAFGGGAGMVMSIEPIARCIEALQKERTYDEIIYMTPDGARFDQPMANALSLHQNLLILCGHYKGVDERVRECFITKEISIGDYVLSGGELAAAVVADAVIRLIPGVLNDETSALTDSFQDGLLAPPVYTRPADYEGMKVPEVLLSGHEAKINEWRFEASVRRTQERRPDLLSEKGTGESDAESYKK; encoded by the coding sequence ATGCACATTGATATCATCACTGTAGTACCGGGATTGCTGGAAGGACCGTTTGCACACTCCATTCTAAAAAGGGCGGAGGACAAAGGACTGGCCGGTATTCGCGTGATCAATCTACGGGATTATTCAACGGGCAAGCAAAAGCAGGTCGATGACTACGCCTTTGGAGGGGGTGCAGGGATGGTAATGTCCATCGAGCCTATCGCCCGATGTATAGAAGCACTTCAGAAGGAACGCACGTATGATGAGATCATCTACATGACGCCTGATGGAGCCAGGTTCGACCAGCCTATGGCAAATGCACTTTCGCTCCATCAAAACCTGCTGATCCTTTGCGGTCACTACAAGGGTGTGGATGAGCGGGTAAGAGAGTGCTTCATCACCAAGGAAATCAGTATTGGTGACTATGTGCTTTCCGGAGGAGAATTGGCAGCCGCTGTAGTGGCTGATGCGGTGATTCGCCTGATCCCGGGAGTATTGAATGATGAGACCTCTGCATTGACAGATTCTTTCCAAGATGGACTGCTGGCACCTCCGGTGTATACCCGCCCCGCAGATTATGAAGGGATGAAGGTACCTGAGGTATTGCTTTCGGGACATGAAGCCAAGATAAACGAATGGAGATTTGAAGCATCGGTTCGCCGAACCCAAGAAAGAAGACCTGATTTGCTCAGCGAAAAAGGAACTGGGGAAAGCGATGCAGAATCGTATAAGAAGTAA
- the rplS gene encoding 50S ribosomal protein L19, producing MSDLMKIVEAEYSEVRAKFPSFKAGDTINVHVRIKEGSKERIQQFQGTVIQRRNPNSNGETFTVRKISNGIGVERIFPIISPAIEQIDLLRQGKVRRARLFYLRGRQGKAARIKEKIRVRK from the coding sequence ATGAGCGATCTAATGAAAATAGTAGAAGCGGAATACAGCGAAGTAAGAGCTAAATTCCCTTCATTCAAAGCTGGCGATACCATCAACGTACACGTACGTATCAAAGAAGGTAGCAAGGAGCGTATCCAGCAGTTCCAAGGAACTGTGATCCAGCGTAGAAACCCTAACTCTAACGGTGAGACTTTCACTGTAAGAAAAATATCCAATGGAATAGGTGTAGAAAGAATCTTCCCTATTATCTCTCCTGCTATCGAGCAAATCGATCTATTGAGACAAGGTAAGGTAAGAAGAGCCCGTCTATTCTACCTAAGAGGACGTCAGGGTAAAGCTGCACGTATCAAGGAAAAGATAAGAGTGAGAAAGTAA
- a CDS encoding FKBP-type peptidyl-prolyl cis-trans isomerase has translation MILRQASIFFFLAIAVIFMSCEPNNPYDTGPTYDIAGNLAKDSVIIADYLETAEIDSLYRIHDRGVIIIVQEEGTGSRPINGNSVYTNYIGSLMSDGSVFDTNIEQVAKDNDIYDEKVVYAPFPFTVGGSVIPGWSIGFSRLRPGSKAKLIIPAAWAYQNVGKGEAVPPDAILIFDVEFLGMD, from the coding sequence ATGATTTTAAGACAAGCTAGTATTTTCTTCTTTCTGGCTATAGCAGTGATATTTATGAGCTGTGAGCCCAATAATCCCTACGATACAGGACCGACGTATGATATAGCGGGCAATCTGGCAAAGGACAGTGTTATTATTGCCGATTATCTGGAAACTGCCGAGATTGATAGCTTATACCGTATCCACGATCGCGGAGTGATAATTATCGTACAAGAAGAGGGTACAGGTTCTAGACCGATTAATGGAAACTCAGTCTATACTAACTACATCGGCTCACTGATGAGTGATGGGTCTGTATTTGATACGAATATTGAACAAGTGGCAAAAGATAATGATATCTATGATGAGAAAGTGGTATATGCGCCCTTCCCCTTCACAGTGGGAGGAAGTGTTATACCTGGGTGGAGCATTGGATTTAGTCGACTTAGGCCAGGTTCCAAGGCTAAATTAATTATTCCTGCCGCATGGGCTTATCAGAATGTAGGTAAAGGTGAAGCAGTTCCACCCGATGCTATTCTAATATTCGATGTGGAGTTCTTGGGAATGGACTAA
- a CDS encoding FKBP-type peptidyl-prolyl cis-trans isomerase, whose translation MKIRVFALLSLIAGSFAFASCIDDDATNEVIFNEDLAEIQAYLDTTTIVNVKEVYDANRGITVIWQELSGSRDTVSLGDTLKVNYVGRLLSNKVFDTSFEDIAKEAGIFNSQRDYEPLVFRLGIGQLIPGFELGALQMEVGDKATVFMPSEFAYGRQGSSDGRIPSNTPIMFELELVSVTPGPEQ comes from the coding sequence ATGAAAATTAGAGTATTTGCCCTTTTAAGCCTGATAGCAGGTAGTTTCGCTTTTGCGTCTTGTATTGATGATGATGCTACCAATGAAGTGATCTTCAATGAAGACTTAGCAGAGATTCAGGCTTACCTTGACACCACTACTATTGTAAATGTCAAAGAAGTTTACGACGCAAATAGAGGGATTACAGTAATCTGGCAAGAATTATCCGGAAGCAGAGACACAGTTAGTCTTGGGGATACATTAAAGGTGAATTATGTGGGAAGATTACTTAGTAATAAAGTATTCGATACTTCCTTTGAAGATATTGCTAAAGAGGCAGGGATTTTTAATTCCCAAAGAGATTATGAGCCCCTTGTTTTTCGATTGGGTATTGGCCAATTGATTCCGGGCTTTGAGCTTGGAGCCTTGCAAATGGAGGTAGGGGACAAAGCCACTGTGTTTATGCCATCTGAGTTTGCATATGGCAGACAAGGTAGTTCAGATGGACGGATTCCTTCAAATACTCCTATTATGTTTGAACTAGAATTAGTAAGTGTAACTCCTGGACCAGAGCAATAA
- a CDS encoding FKBP-type peptidyl-prolyl cis-trans isomerase, with protein sequence MKNSKSLLAILVLLVGASTLTSCKKTKVTEKDGIEYTYVKEGNEKAPNGEFLLYNLQITTGSDSVIYSTAEQPFPGYMQANDSMPINNGMDEIFLSLRKGDSIAFESTAKTIFGNNFPPFMKEEDVVKVRLGAFEIMNEEAIQAYFEKVMAAEEVKREERAKERLIEEDKIIQDFIKEKGLEAQKTESGLYYVIEEEGTGEPVSAGTTMHVNYAGYLIDGTLFDTSIESLAKENNAFSEGRPYEALPVTVGMGQVIPGWDEGLLLLKKGSKAKFIIPSPLGYGENAMGAKIPANSVLVFDVDVADVQ encoded by the coding sequence ATGAAAAATTCAAAAAGCCTTTTGGCAATCCTTGTTCTCTTGGTGGGAGCGAGTACCCTGACTTCATGTAAAAAAACCAAAGTCACAGAAAAAGACGGCATAGAATATACCTATGTGAAAGAAGGAAATGAAAAAGCACCAAACGGTGAGTTTTTGCTTTACAATCTTCAGATCACCACAGGATCTGATTCTGTGATCTATTCTACCGCTGAGCAGCCTTTTCCGGGATATATGCAGGCAAATGATTCTATGCCAATAAATAACGGGATGGATGAAATCTTCCTTAGCCTCAGAAAGGGAGACAGCATCGCCTTTGAATCTACTGCAAAAACAATCTTTGGCAACAATTTTCCTCCATTTATGAAGGAAGAAGATGTAGTAAAAGTACGTTTGGGTGCCTTCGAAATCATGAATGAAGAAGCTATTCAGGCGTATTTTGAGAAAGTAATGGCAGCTGAAGAAGTGAAAAGAGAAGAGAGAGCCAAAGAAAGACTAATAGAAGAAGATAAGATTATCCAAGATTTTATCAAGGAAAAAGGTCTTGAAGCACAAAAGACTGAAAGTGGTCTTTACTATGTGATCGAGGAAGAGGGAACGGGTGAACCGGTCTCCGCAGGTACTACTATGCATGTGAACTATGCGGGTTATCTGATAGACGGAACATTGTTTGACACGTCCATCGAATCTTTGGCCAAGGAAAACAATGCGTTTAGCGAAGGACGTCCTTACGAAGCACTTCCTGTGACTGTTGGCATGGGTCAGGTGATTCCTGGCTGGGATGAAGGATTGTTGCTTTTGAAAAAAGGTTCTAAAGCAAAATTCATCATTCCTTCTCCATTGGGCTATGGCGAAAATGCCATGGGTGCAAAAATTCCTGCCAATTCCGTACTTGTTTTTGATGTGGATGTAGCGGATGTGCAATAA
- a CDS encoding bifunctional oligoribonuclease/PAP phosphatase NrnA → MEALASFKREIASPKKIFITTHVKPDADALGSSLGLANYLLKKGHEVTVVTPSDYPSFLDWMKGNDAVLDFSNPKHTDLATKKLNEADVIFCLDFSVLKRVNELGEMIRKSEAYTVNIDHHQDPEDFADFRIWSTEAAATCELVYEMIVQLGDEKLLDKDIAECLYAGIMTDTGGFRHPNTTKNVHLVVAELVDLGADISQIANWIYDSNSVNRLKFIGFAISRRLVVHENLHMAYFAISKKDLKKYQSRTGDTEGLVNYALSLDGIKLAALFSEREDGVKISFRSSSEVAINKFAAEYFDGGGHKNASGGKSTLSLKDTVERFETLVEEHQDELFRVVPLATD, encoded by the coding sequence ATTGAAGCTTTAGCCTCGTTTAAGAGAGAGATAGCCTCACCCAAAAAAATATTTATCACTACTCACGTCAAACCCGATGCCGATGCATTGGGTTCTTCATTGGGGTTGGCTAACTACCTGCTCAAGAAGGGGCATGAGGTGACGGTGGTGACCCCGTCGGATTATCCTTCATTTCTGGACTGGATGAAAGGCAATGACGCAGTGCTGGATTTCAGTAATCCCAAGCACACTGATCTTGCCACCAAGAAATTAAATGAAGCGGATGTTATTTTTTGTTTGGACTTCTCTGTTTTAAAAAGGGTAAACGAATTAGGCGAAATGATCCGCAAGTCGGAAGCATATACCGTCAATATTGATCATCATCAGGATCCTGAGGATTTTGCTGATTTCCGTATCTGGAGCACTGAAGCCGCCGCTACCTGCGAACTGGTCTATGAAATGATCGTGCAGTTGGGGGATGAGAAGCTTTTGGATAAAGACATCGCTGAATGCCTCTATGCCGGGATTATGACTGACACGGGAGGGTTTAGACATCCCAATACCACCAAGAATGTACATCTCGTAGTGGCGGAATTGGTAGATTTGGGAGCCGATATTTCACAAATCGCCAATTGGATCTATGATTCCAATTCGGTCAATAGACTGAAATTTATCGGTTTTGCGATCAGCCGCCGGCTGGTAGTACATGAAAATCTTCATATGGCCTATTTTGCGATCAGCAAAAAAGATCTTAAAAAATATCAAAGTCGTACAGGCGATACAGAAGGTTTGGTCAATTATGCATTATCTTTGGACGGGATAAAGCTGGCTGCCTTATTTTCGGAACGTGAAGACGGTGTCAAAATTTCTTTCAGATCATCCAGTGAAGTAGCCATCAATAAATTTGCGGCAGAGTATTTTGATGGTGGTGGACATAAAAATGCCTCGGGAGGAAAGTCTACGTTGAGTCTTAAAGACACTGTAGAGCGATTTGAGACCTTGGTGGAAGAGCACCAGGACGAATTATTCCGCGTTGTTCCTCTTGCAACAGATTGA